In the genome of Leptospiraceae bacterium, the window ACAGCTCAAAAGAAGTTTCAAAGTTAACTCTCGAAAAAAACTCAAAACATATAATTTCCTCAAAAAATGAAACAAAGGAGTACGAATAAGATCCACAGAAACACTGCCTCCACTTTCTGAATATACAGAAGTTAGGTCTGATAATTGCTTGCGATCATATAGTAAGTTTACTCTTTTTAATAATTCCAACGAAAATGGCTGAAATTTTTTTTTGAATTCTTCAATGAACTTTGGATCCGTTAGTAGTTCGGAGGTCAAGATGTTGCTTTCTAATATGGATTTTTTGAATTCTAAGTTCAAGAAGGACATATAACTTGGTTTGATTTCATTTTTGCCAAAGTATATTATGCCCTTCAACCAGAGCTCAAGCTTTAGTAAAAAAATCGATAAGGGTGAGGATGCTTTCTTGAGGATTTCATCTCGTTCGATTTTTTCTCTTGCGATTTTCTCTGATTCTTTTTGTAAAGAATCTTGCTCATATCGTTCATAAATGGATTTCACTTCTCTTCTGTCTGATTTGTCGGTTTGGGTTCTTGTGTGGAGCAGGGTTGATTGCTCTTTTTTTACCATTTTTTCTTTTAAAACTTTCCCCCCTTTTTCTTGAAACATCTTTAGTAATTTCTTTTTTTCCTCTTCTTGAAGTTTATTCACACCAATTGCTTTTCGGGTTCGATCAAACTCAAATTCATCCATAAAAAATCCCAGTAGCTATTTTTAGAGTTTGTAAAATTCTTATCAATAAAAAAAATATCAAGCATGACAGAAAATCAAATCAAAAATCACATACGTAAATCCTTTAAAAATTTAACCAACACAGAACTCTTAGGGATTCTTTATTTTGGTTCACGAGTAAGACAAGAGGTTTCCGAAGACTCCGACTACGACATTGGCATCATTTATCGTGGCAAAACTCCTCATTTTGAGGTTCCAGAAAATTGGGATTTATTTTTATGGTCGGAAAAAAAATGGTTAAAGGGTTTTGCTCTACAAGTTGAGATTGCAAGGTATGCCAAAATTCTCTACGATCCAAAACGTATTATAAGAAAACAGTTCAAAATGATTCACGAAAAAATCTTGCCCCACTGGTTAACGTATATTAAAAAGTTTTGAGTTCTATGGATATCTCTTCGCTTTTTCAGTTTTATCAAACTCCAGAAAAGCAACCTCAAAATCCCTACGAAGAGCTCATTAGAGATTTGGAACTACAAGTTTTGGATAGTCACTTTTTTCTAAAAGAAAAAGCATTCCCGATGGAAAATCCTGAAAGGCTAAAAGAATTATTCCCCTTCAGTGGGCTTTTGGACATCAAGGGCAGATTGTTAGATATTTATCCTGAACAAATTCTATTTTTGGATTTTGAAACCTTGGGATTGAAAAGTACTTCCATGAACTTCCCAATTGTGACGGGATTAGGCTTTTATAAAGAAGGAAATTTTCATTTACGACAGTACCTTCTTTTCAACATGAGTTCAGAAGAAGAACTTTTGGAAATTCTTTTGGATTATTTTTCTCGTTTTCCGTTTTTGGCTACTTATAATGGCAAGAAGTTTGATATGCCTTTTTTGGAATCACGCTTTAGGTTTTATCAAAAAGAGTTTTCTAAAGACTTACATCACTTTGATGTTTATCATCTATGGAAAAGACTTCTTCCCAAGAACTTTCCAGATGGATTCAGTCAAAAGAACTTAGAAAGAAAGATACTGAATTATCATCGTAAAGATGACATAGAAAGCAAAAGAATCCCTGAGATTTTTTATGATTTTCTGAAATACCAACATCATGAGGAATTCCCGAAAGTCCTACAACACAACGAATGGGATGTTGTGAATTTGTTTTTTCTCTTTGTTGAAGCCTTAGACCTCATGAAGAACAAAGATCAGAATCTCAATCTACCAATTGCAAAACTCTTATTTAGAAATCAACTTTATGAGGAAGTAATTTCTTTTTTAAAAAACTATCAACCTCATGACTCCGAAGAAGAAAAACTATATCATCGTTTGTTATTTAATTCTTTTTACAAAATCAGAAATTACGAACAAGCCGCTGAATCTCTAAAAAACCTCATCACAATTGATCCCAAACCAAAAGAGATAATGATTATGATCAGAATCTTAGAAAAGAAACTTTTTCGAAACCAAGAAGCGGCAAAATATATAGAGCTCTTACTTCAATATCAACAAGCCAATCCCAACGAAAAATTCATTATCAATAGAGAAAAATTAGAAAAAAGAAAAGAAAAAAATAAGACTTATTTATTGTAGTCACATATGAAACTGCAGCAAATTCTCACGTATTTTAAAAATGATCCCTATTTTTCAAAACGCATTAAGCATATTATTGAAGTTCCACCAAAAGAGCCTGTTTTTGTTGATTTTCCCGAGGACCTAGATGAAAGTATACAGAATGCTCTAAGAAAGAGAAATATTCATAAACTTTATTACCATCAGTTTCTTTCGTATCAGTATGCCAAAGAGAATAAAAATGTTTTGATTACAACATCGACAGCATCTGGAAAAACGTTGGGATATTTTCTTCCCATCTTACAGCATAAGCTCAGGAATCCCGCTTCTCGTGTGATTTTTATGTATCCCACCAAAGCTCTCTCAAGAGATCAAGAACAATGGATGAAGTCGTTATGTGGTGATTTGGAGTTCAGGATTGGAATATATACTTACGACGGAGATACAGAAGATAACCTTAGGAAGAGGATTCGATATTCAGGAGATTTTATCATCACAAATCCCGACATGGTTCACGTGAGTATGTTGCCAAATCACAATAACCTTTGGCAGAATGTATTTGAAAACTTGGATTTTATTGTGATTGATGAAGCACATACTTATCGGGGGATTTTTGGAAGTCATTTTGCAAATCTTCTTCGAAGGTTGTTTCGGATTGCAAGTTTTTATGGAAGAGAACCAAAAATCTTTGCTGCCTCGGCAACAATAGGGAATCCAAAAGAATTCATCGAAAAACTCACAGAAAAAGAATTCGAAGTTGTTTCGGAAGACTCCTCCGAGAAAGGAAGAAAATACTTTATATTTTATGATGTTCCAAGATATGTAATAGATGAGACATCAAGGAATTTGTTCCAATTTGATGAGGAAAAAAAAGAAATTTACTTTTATGCTTCTCCTCTGAAAGAAGCTGTTAAACTCGCAGAAATTTTTGTCAAATACGAAATTCCCACCATCATCTTTGGAAAGACAAGAAAACACGTAGAACTACTGACCAATTACTTAAAGAAGCAATGCCCTGAACAAGAAGAAAAAATCCAAGCTTATCGAAGTGGGTATTTACCAGAAGAAAGAAGACAGATTGAAAGTGATCTACGTTCCAAAAAGATTGTTTGTGTCATTAGCACCAACGCTTTGGAGTTAGGCATTGATATTGGTTCATTGGAAGTTTCGATTTCTGTGGGATACCCGGGTTCTATCCATTCATTTCATCAACAAGCGGGTAGAGCTGGAAGAAAATCCGAGGTTTCTCTTTCGATTTTGATAGCATCAGAAAGTAGCATTGATCAATACATCATCAAGCATCCTGATTTTATCATGAAGAAAAATCCAGAAAGTGCACGTATCAACCCCAACAATTTATGGATAGTTTCTGAGCATATAAAATGCACTGTGGCAGAAAAGCCTTTTGTTGTGAATGAAAGTTTTGGGAAGTATCAATATGCAAAAGAAATTCTAAAACAATTAGAAAAAAATCAGCTTGTCATTCAAAAAAACGAAAGATTCTATTGGGGTACATCATTTCATCCAGCACATGCCTTTAGTTTACGAAGCGGACCCAAAAAGAACTTTACTATTATTGATACTACAACTCCAGAAAAAAAAGTCATTGGGGAAATGGATTATTACTCAGCTCCTTTGCTTTTGCATCCAGAAGCAATTTACATCCACCAGACAAAAACCTATTTTGTAGAAGAACTTGATTGGGAAAAACAGATTGCCAATGTCAAACAAATTGATACTGATTATTACACCGAAGCAGAAGAAAAGGTTCTTATCAAGCCCCTCCAAAGCGAATTAGCCAAGAACCATCAAATGATTTCAGTTTACAAAGGAGAAATCAGTATCTCATCAACTCCAATCTTGTATAAAAAGATCAAGTTCTACACAAACGAGAATGTGGGTCATGGCGTAATCCACTTACCAGAAATTACAATGCACACCCAAAGTGTTTGGTTAGTATTTGCGAGAAACTTCTTCGAGCATGAACCTTTGAGTGTTTTACTTCAATCTCTGAGTCATGCTTTGGCTTTGACTTCCACCATCATTGCCATGTTTGAGAAAAACGATCTTCGTTTTGCTTGCGAAGTCATGGATACTTACTACAATCAGCCATGTATTTATTTTTTTGACAACTTTCCGGGGGGCTTGGAAATCAGCTACGTTGTTTTGAGTAATTTTTCTTTGATCCTTGAGGAAACCATCAGAAACATTCAAACCTGCGATTGCGAAAAAGGATGTCCTGCTTGTATTGGTTTAGCTCATCAAAATTACGATGATCATAACATCAACTTCAAAACTTTAACCATTCATTACTTAGACAAAATCCTAACGCTCCTTAAAGACTTTTAGCCAATAATCAACTTCTTTTTTTGTGATCTTATCAGGCTTTTCGTTGGTTAGGGTTTTTTTGCTCGTTGTTTCTTTTAGCCAAATGTAAAATTCTTCTGAGCTCTGATAGTCATATCGATGGCTTTTGGCAAATTGTTGAATCTTTTTGTCAGAACTGATTACTTTAATTCCCGAGACGTTATTTGCTTTTTTAGCTTTGAGGAATTCCATAATTAAACTATCAGCGGAAATATCATGACCATAAAAACAATGTATCCCTTTGACGTTTTCTTGGTATGTATCATCACCTTTTTGTTTTTTCCCGTCAAAAAATACGTAGATTACTGGTTTTTTCTTCAGTTGGTTAGCAAAATAGGATAGGTATTCGATTAATCCTGTGATTGCTTTTTCTAGCTCTCGATTGTGGATGTATTCTTCTAAGTCAGTGAATTTATAAATTAAGTTGAATCCATCTATGACTAAAATCATTTTTCTGCCTCCATATTTTTTTGTATCCGAAGTAGTTTTGATTGTTTGTGAACTTTATCCAAAAAGGAAAAATTCCCCATAGATACGAAGGGATATGATGAGCCTCTGGGAATTTTTCTAAATAAAATTTGTAAATTTCACTTACTATCCATGATTTTTCTTCAAACTGAAAGATATCATTTTGTTGGATTTCTCGGGTGTTTTTGATGAGCTTGCAAACTCCAACGAGTTGAATCCCTTGAATGTTTTTTACTTCTCTCGTGTATGTGTGAACTGAAGCTGAGACAATGGAATTTTTGATGACATCTTGTGCGTGCTTTGTAGTAACATCTGATAGAAAAAAAAGTCCTTCGTGAAACAAAACATAAAAAAGTGGAGTTGAGTAGGGAGTGCTACCATCAAAAGTGGATAAAGTTAGAATAAAATGAGACGCAAGAAACGATTCAATTTCATCGTCCATTTGGATAAAATTAATTAGAAAAAGGAGTAGAGTCAATGATTTATTTATGGATAAAAGCATTTCATATCATTTTCATGGTGGCGTGGTTTGCTGGGATGTTCTATATTTGGCGCTTGTTTGTTTATCATATGGAAAATCCTCATCAAGAAGTAAAAAACCAATTAGCTATCATGGAAAGACGACTCTATAAGATCATCATGATGCCAGCTATGATACTTACAGTAACATTCGGGATTATCATGCTCATTATGAACTGGAATTATTTTCTTAATGTTGGGTGGATTTGGGTGAAGATTTTAGTTGTATTTGTCTTGCTTTACTGGCATTTCTTGGTGCCATATTACATGAAACAATTCGAGAAAGGAGTAGCTTATCCATCAAAGAAATTTCGAATCATGAATGAGGTTCCAACGTTGATTTTGATTATCACTGTGCTTTTGGCAATTTTAAAGCCGTTTTGATTAATCTTCGATTTGAATGATCTCTGACTCGGCAAACAAAGTGGGATTGATTTTTTTGAGGGATTTTAATAATTCTAATGCTTCATCATGAGAATAAAAGCATCCGATTGCTAATTTTTGGTGTTCACCATTTTTTACAGGAATACGAAAAATTGCACCCTGTTTGAACAAAGGGTAATTTTCTAATTTCGAACATGGCACTATATTGGCATTTGCTAAAACCTGTTTGTCTTGCAAATACCTGATGATTTCTGAAGATTGTTTTGCAGGATAAATCCCCAAAAAAACCATCACATCTGCATTTCTCTGAGGCACATTCGAGACCACTACATTTGATGATATTTTTTTCTTTGTTGTGATGTTTGTGGCACCGGGACCTTCTTCGAATCGATCTGGATTTATGATTAGGTTTTTTTCTATCTCTTTGAATTTCATGATTTGGTAGGTAATCAGAGTTCCTAAAACAAATCCCAATAGAAAAAAAACAAAATGAAGCTTATATTTTTTTGCATATACATCTTTTTTTTGGACAGGTTTTTGGGTAGTTTCAGTTTTAAATTTTTTTGCAAAGTCAATGTTTTGAATGGACATTTTTTCTATTATCGAACCATCAAGAAAAATTAACGAAAAGATTCTAAAGACTTCTGCAAGAGATTCAAACCTTCATTGGCTAACTCAAGATCAATATTCAGAGGAGGAAGAATGCGAATGACGTTCTCGGCGGTGCAATTCACGATAAGTCCATTCTCAAGACACTTCATTACTACGTCACGACATGGGCGATTCAATTCAATACCAAACATCAATCCCACACCCCGAATTTCTTTGATAAAGTCAAACTGGCTTTTTAAGATATAAAGCCTTTTAAAGAAGTATTCAGAAAGTCCCCTCACATTGTCTAAAATATCCGTTGTGAGAAATATTTTTATCGTTTCGAAGGCTACTCGACAAGCTAAATGATTTCCACCAAATGTAGAACCATGAATACCCGGCACAAATACATCTGCAAATTCTTCTTTTACGATCATTGCACCAATTGGAAAGCCATTTCCTAATCCTTTCGCAAGGGTAATGACGTCTGGCTCAATATCATAATATTGAAATGCGAATAAATGCCCTGTTCTTCCTATCCCACATTGGATTTCATCAAAAATTAGTAAAGATTTTGTTTCTTTTGTTAGTTCTCTTGCTCTTTGCAAAAAATTCTTTGATAATGGGTAGATACCAGCTTCCCCTTGGATGGGTTCAAGAAAAATTCCACAAATATCATCTTGATGTTCTTCGAAGACTCTTTCAAGTATTTCTATATTTGGTGGAATGATTTTGACATTAGGAAGTAAACTTCCCAATCCTTTTCTTACTTTTTCATTTCCTGTGATGGATAGAGCTCCAAAGGTTCTACCATGAAAACTTCTTTCTAAAGAAACAAGAATTTCAGCTCCATTTTTTTGTTTTTGTCCGTAAAGCCTTGCAAACTTGATGGCTGCTTCATTTGCTTCAGTTCCTGAATTACAAAAAAAGACCTTTCCGGGAAAGCTATTTTCCACTAAAACTTCGGCAAGGAGGGCTTGTTCTTCTGAATAAAATAAGTTTGATGAATGGATAATACGGTTGCTTTGTTCTTCAATGGCTTGAAGGATGCTTGATTCTGCATGTCCCAAATTTGTTACTGAAATTCCACTAAGAAAGTCGATATATTGCTTGTTGTTTGAGTCGTATACGTAAGCACCTTGCCCATAGTAGAACGCTACTGGAAATCGCTGATATGTGTTTAAAATGTATTTTTCTGTTTTGGCTTTGATTTCTTCGAAGGAGAGAGGAAGTCGAAAAGTTTCTTGATATTCATGATCAGAAATATCCTCTGAAGTTGTTCTTTGAGAAGTATGTGTGAGAAATTCAAAATCTTCTTCATGCATAATTATGAATTTCATAATATTTTCGAATTCAATTGAAAATCAAGAATTTTAGCATAAAAAAAAATAGAAAAAAATAAAAAACCATATAAAGTGGTAGTATGCCATATAGAATTCAGAAGTTCGTTTTTGAGAAATCTAATATAAGTTTGGATTGGGAAAATCAGGCGAAAGAGTGGGACTATTTCGTTGTGCCTGTTTTTGAAAAGCCGAAATCTGAGTCAAACGATAAAAGCGAAATTTTCTCATCTTCTTTTTTAGAAAAATTAAATGGAATTTACAAAATCTTTGAAGTATTTTCTAAAGAAGAGTTTCAAGGAAAATATGGAAGTAGCTTTTTGTTTCCTTCCGCCAAAGAAACTTCGATTTTGTTTGTAGGTCTTGGAACTATAAAAGAAATTTTATACAATCCTGAGCACAAAATATCTCGTGCTATATTGAAAGCTCTACAAACCATCAAAAAAAAGAAAATTTCAAAAATGGGTTTTGATTTTGAATCAATAAAAGAATTTTATAAAACTTTTGAAATATCTTTTCATTTAAGATCACTATTGACAAACATTTTGATTGCTTTTGAAGAATACACTTATCACAGCTTAGAAGCAAAAGAAATTTCAAAAGAAATAGAGGAATTAAAAATTTTTCTGGATGAAGATATACCCGAAGAAATTCAAAGATTTAGCTTATCTGTTTTACGAGCGAGGGCAAATACGAAAGATTTAGTGAATATGCCATCGAATACCAAAACTACCCTCACTTTAGTAGAAAAAGCGAAAAGTCTAAACAACCATCAACTCAAGATCGATATCATAGACGACGTGGAATGGATCAAAACTAATATGCCATGTTTTTACATGGTGGCAAAAGGCTCTCTTGCTTCTGATCCTCCCAAATGGATTAGGGTGGAATATACTCCAAAAACAGAGATCAAACACAGGATTGCTCTTCTCGGTAAAAGCATCATTTTCGACACAGGAGGATACCAAGTCAAGCCTGATAATTACATGAACACAATGAAAGCGGATATGACGGGTGGAGCTTCTGTTTTATCTATCATCGAAGAGGTCGCAAATTTGCAGATACCTTACTTGAAAATCACGGCTTATTGTCCTGTGACGGCTAATAAAATTGATTCAGATGCTATGCTTCCAGACTCAATTGTAACTTCCCATAGTGGAAAAAGAGTGGAAATCCGTCATACCGATGCCGAAGGAAGATTAACGCTGATTGATGCCATAAGCATTGCTGAAAAAGAAGAAAATGATATTTTTATCATCATTGCTACTTTGACCGGATCTGCTGCAAGAGCTGTGGGACCACGCATTGCTTTAATGTCCACTCGCAGAGATAAACGAAAGGATTTTGAACAAGCTCTCGAAGAGATTGGAGAACCCTATCAAAGTTTAGAAATTGAAGATGATGATTATGAAGACATCAAAAGTAAATTGGATGGTGCAGATATCAATAACATCGGAAACGAAAAATATCGAGGAGCTCAAACTGCGGCATCTTTTATATTTAGTGGATTATCATCACGAGAGAAAGTTTGTTTTCACTTAGACATAGCTGGTGGTGATGTGGACAAGGAAGAGAAAGCCACAGGAATAGCCATCAAAGGAGTTTTAAATTACTTATGGAACTTGGCACAATCATCACACTAAAAAAGAAAAATACGAATTCTTTATGAGATTGTAAATCAAAAGATATTGAATAAGATAGAAAAAGTATTCGTATAGGAACTATGATTCGAACTCTTGAATATATAAACAAATCAATAAAACCCATTAGTAAATTCAAAATCCATAATTTCCAAAAGATAACGATAAACGAAAAACCTTGCTATAAGTTTAGCCCTATCGAAAATCACAAAAAAGAAAAAATCTTGGTTGTTATTCCAGGGATGACTGTAAGAGGAATTGATGATCCAAGACTACTTAAGCAATGTGAGATTTTTCGACAATTGGGGTTTATCACGTATCTTCCTTATTACCCTGAAATCCACAAACTCGAAATCCAACCAGAAAGTATAGACAATATCGTAAAAGATTTGAAAACCATTATTCAAATCCATCATGAAGAAAAAATCTATCTTATGTCGGTATCATTTTCAGGGGCTTTGACTTTGATAGCTTCTTCCCATTCAGAAATACGAGACTATATTAACTCAATTTTTCTGATAGGTTCTTTTGCTCATTTTCGAACAACTGCCAGTTTTTTAATTTTAAATAAAGATGTTGATCCTTATGGATATTTCATCATACTGAAAAACCTTTTGCCCTACATAAAAGAATACAACTATCCCGAACTCGTAGAAGCATTCTATATCGCAGCCATTGATGATGCTTTGAAGACCAAACCCCCAAAACTTGAAGAACACTTAGAGAAGTATCCTCATATCAGAGAAACTTTTGAGAAATTAATGAATGATGATGAAGAAAGAAAAAAGATTTTTGATTCTGCCATGAATCACCCAGAAGTGAAAAACATTAACGTAAAGTTCGATGTTCTTCCTTATATTCGATTTATCAAAGCAAAGATTTCTATTCTTCATGGCAAAAATGACTCTGTAATTCCTCCTGAAGAGTCTATTATGATTTATAAAGAATGTCAGAAATACAATATTCCATCAAGAATTACTGTTACTTCTTTGTTGGATCACGGGAATGTGAGGCTAAATTTAAATGTAATAGCCGAATTTTTTTCATTAATACATACTTTGAATTTTTTTTTGGAATAGCAAGTGTTTTTTCAAAGCCTCCTGTGATCCTAACGATATATCAACGAAAAACAAAATTTAGATTAAAATAAAATTGACAAAACAATCGTATTGTTTTTTAAAATCAAAGATATGAACAAAGAAAAAGAAAATCGAAAGGCTTCTATTTTAGAAATCTTGAAGGAGAAAAAGGTCACAACAGCCAAAGACTTAAGCAAGATGTTGAATGTATCCGAAATGACCATCTATCGAGATATAAGGGAGCTTTCAAATGAAGGTTTCATTGATAAAAAACACGGAAGCATTAAGATACAAGAAAAAGAGAACAAACAAAAAATCGAAGATCAAAATCAAAATAAGCAATGTCCTATATGTTTCAAGAATATCAATCCTCAAACTTCATACAAAATATTACTTGATACTTCTGAAATCGTTGAGGCTTGTTGTGAGCATTGCGGGTTAATCTTGCATCAAAAATATGAACAAAAAAATGTCGCAGCAATTTGCTATGATTTCATTAAGCGACAACCCATCAATTCTTACGAGGCGAATTTTGTTGTGGATTCTCTTGCTGTGCCTTGTTGCAGTCCCAGTGTGATTGCTTTTAACAATAAAGAAGATGCAGAAAGATTTACGAAAGGTTTTGGAGGAAAAGTTTTAAATTTTGTCGATGCATATAATGAATTAAAAAATAGGTCATCGAAAAATCTACATTCTTGTTGTCATCCAGTCCGACATTAAAGTAGAAATTAAAGTTTAACTCTTTGATAGGATAGGTTCTTTTAGGAATCTTAAACTTAAACTAAATACATAAATTTTAACTTCACTTATTTTGTGTAAAACAATTCTTATGACTTTTATTTGGTTTGCATAAATTCTTTGGGATTAGGTTTTACTCCTGTTTTCTTGTATCGAATATAATCTGATATGATTCTTTTGTGATCGAAAACGAACTCTATGTTCAAAAGTTCATGGATAGGAACTAAGAAAGCTTTCTTTGCATCATCGGCTCCCTTGGGTTCTCCTTCAGCTCTGGCTATAAAAACAGAACTGATCGTGTGAAATCTATGATCACGTTTGGGATCGGAATAAGTATATAAAAAATCATACAACTCAACATCCAACGAAGTTTCTTCTTTGGCTTCTCGTATGGCGGCTTCTTCGAGACTTTCCCACAAATCCACAAAACCACCAGGAAGAGCAATACCAACAGGAGGATATTTTCTTTCAATCAAGACAATCGAATCACCAATTTCAATAATAATGTCCACACTCGAGAAAGGCGTTTTGATTTCCATCATTAGAACATTTTATTGAAAAATATAACGTCAACTTAAAAGTAAAACTAATGTGAAATGTAGAATAAAAAACAAAAGATAGATAAAAAAATTAACGAAAAGAAAATAGTTTAATGATTTTATAAATTTATTTAATTAATTGAATTTAATTTTTTTGATTTTCTTTTAGTTTTTTTGCGAATTCTAAGGCATATTTAGTTGAAAAGGCAATATATACACCACAAGTATGCAAGTCGAAGTCCTTATCGAATGGAACATCACAATCATGTCCACTTAAGTGCTTGCAGAGAGTTCCCTTGAAAGTTTGCTCGAAGTTGTCGTAGAATTTTTGGGCGAATTCTCGAATTTCTTTTTTGTTGTATCCTTTTTCGGCTGCGTATTTACTTATGAAGCTAATACCACTTAAAAGAGCTCCACAGGTTTCTCCTTTTCCAGCAATCCCTTTCCCAAAACCACTTACAAAGGCTTTGTATTGTAATGAAGGAACTTGATCGAATTCTGCAATCGATGAGGCAATGGCTTCGGAACAATTATCTGAACCATAAACGAAATTATCAGAGGCTTTTTGAACAAAATCTTTTATGTCATCTTCAGAGGAATTAACAATCTCTTCAATCATATCTTTGGGAGTTAATTTTGTTTTTTCCATAGTTGCCAAAAAATTAAGAAATGTTTTTTTCGTCAAATAGATTATACACGTATTATGTATTTGTAGTCAGTGAATTAATTTTTTGTTGCCAAAGACAAACTTAAATATTTTATGGTAATTACATTATACCTGTATGGGGTATAAGCATCCTATCGATTAGGAGGAAGTTATGGGTAAAAACGTGATTGAAATCCAAGCACAAGATTATGAAAAATACGTGCTACAATCAGACAAACCCGTGATTTTGGATTTTTATTCCGATGAATGTGTTCCTTGCGAAGCGTTAGCACCGAAATATGAAGAACTATCAGAAATTTTTGGTGATAAGATTGTGTTTCTCAAGATGTGGAGGCAAAAAAATCGTGAACTTGCTTTGAGTTTAGGTGTAAGGTCAAGCCCAACTTTGATTTTTTATCAACCTCGCGGAAAGGAAGTAGGGAAAAGACTCACAGGCGGAATTAAGAAAAAAGAAATCATCGAACAAATCTCAAATCTGATTGGAGAAGAAGAAGTCAAAAAGAGACTTTCTCAAAAACCAAAGAAAAGGCGTGATGTAGATGTGATTGTCTTGGGTGGTGGTCCAACAGGATTAACAGCAGGTCTTTATCTGGCTCAGGCGAAATTGGATACGATTATAATAGATCAAGATTTGCCAGGTGGTCAAGTCAAAATTACTCACATGATCTCGAATTTCCCGGGGACAGGTGGTCCTATCTCTGGCTGGGAGTTGGGAGAAAGAATGCAAAAACAGGTTCGAGAAGCTGGTGCCGAAATCATTAGTGCCGTTGATGTGACAAAAGTAAAATTACAACCAAGAGATCACGTTGTTTGGATTGATGATGATTTAGAAATCCACGGAAAAGCAATCATATTAGCGATGGGATCAGAACCCAGAAAACTAAAAGTTCCCGGCGAAGAAGAATACAAAGGACATGGAATCTCTTATTGTGCTACTTGTGATGGTAAATATTACGAAGGAAAAGAAGTAGTGGTCGTTGGGGGTGGTAACTCAGCTGTAGAAGAGTC includes:
- a CDS encoding C-GCAxxG-C-C family protein; this translates as MEKTKLTPKDMIEEIVNSSEDDIKDFVQKASDNFVYGSDNCSEAIASSIAEFDQVPSLQYKAFVSGFGKGIAGKGETCGALLSGISFISKYAAEKGYNKKEIREFAQKFYDNFEQTFKGTLCKHLSGHDCDVPFDKDFDLHTCGVYIAFSTKYALEFAKKLKENQKN
- a CDS encoding NUDIX hydrolase, translated to MMEIKTPFSSVDIIIEIGDSIVLIERKYPPVGIALPGGFVDLWESLEEAAIREAKEETSLDVELYDFLYTYSDPKRDHRFHTISSVFIARAEGEPKGADDAKKAFLVPIHELLNIEFVFDHKRIISDYIRYKKTGVKPNPKEFMQTK
- a CDS encoding aspartate aminotransferase family protein; this translates as MKFIIMHEEDFEFLTHTSQRTTSEDISDHEYQETFRLPLSFEEIKAKTEKYILNTYQRFPVAFYYGQGAYVYDSNNKQYIDFLSGISVTNLGHAESSILQAIEEQSNRIIHSSNLFYSEEQALLAEVLVENSFPGKVFFCNSGTEANEAAIKFARLYGQKQKNGAEILVSLERSFHGRTFGALSITGNEKVRKGLGSLLPNVKIIPPNIEILERVFEEHQDDICGIFLEPIQGEAGIYPLSKNFLQRARELTKETKSLLIFDEIQCGIGRTGHLFAFQYYDIEPDVITLAKGLGNGFPIGAMIVKEEFADVFVPGIHGSTFGGNHLACRVAFETIKIFLTTDILDNVRGLSEYFFKRLYILKSQFDFIKEIRGVGLMFGIELNRPCRDVVMKCLENGLIVNCTAENVIRILPPLNIDLELANEGLNLLQKSLESFR
- a CDS encoding DeoR family transcriptional regulator, encoding MNKEKENRKASILEILKEKKVTTAKDLSKMLNVSEMTIYRDIRELSNEGFIDKKHGSIKIQEKENKQKIEDQNQNKQCPICFKNINPQTSYKILLDTSEIVEACCEHCGLILHQKYEQKNVAAICYDFIKRQPINSYEANFVVDSLAVPCCSPSVIAFNNKEDAERFTKGFGGKVLNFVDAYNELKNRSSKNLHSCCHPVRH
- a CDS encoding FAD-dependent oxidoreductase, with product MGKNVIEIQAQDYEKYVLQSDKPVILDFYSDECVPCEALAPKYEELSEIFGDKIVFLKMWRQKNRELALSLGVRSSPTLIFYQPRGKEVGKRLTGGIKKKEIIEQISNLIGEEEVKKRLSQKPKKRRDVDVIVLGGGPTGLTAGLYLAQAKLDTIIIDQDLPGGQVKITHMISNFPGTGGPISGWELGERMQKQVREAGAEIISAVDVTKVKLQPRDHVVWIDDDLEIHGKAIILAMGSEPRKLKVPGEEEYKGHGISYCATCDGKYYEGKEVVVVGGGNSAVEESLFLTKFVNKVTIVHQFDHLQANKTAQEQAFQNPKIHFVWNSEPRAFEKLPDGRMKVTIENVKTKEYSDIITDGVFIFVGYVPNLSIIEEDLAKDKWGYLITDEDMRTSIEGVFAAGDLRSKKYRQVTISVGEGTIAAMSCERYIAELNHELKKEKDLVLTK